A region of the Pungitius pungitius chromosome 8, fPunPun2.1, whole genome shotgun sequence genome:
AGTAAGATGGAAACTGTGGCAAATAAAGGCTTCTGTGATTTGGACTTTTCTGTCCAATtggttcaaaaagaaaaagcacgctgcagatttgaaagacacacTTGACAGTGTGTGCACTTCTGaaacatctttctttcttatGACAATGGTTTAAGTGGAATAAAAGAGGGATTAACTGTGATTTTCAAGCAAAATGACCCACATTCACTCAAATGTTACATAGCTCCGCCCATCCCAATCCCCCTTAAAACAACCCTTCTAGTACTCAAAATGTCACGTCATGtccgagcaggaagaggaggccgtGTGAGGCGCTCGTCTCCAGTTCCCAGGGTTCCCTCTGAAAGGTCTCCTCCAGTTTCCACCTTTCTGTTCACCTCACTGCGTTTCCCAGAGGAACAGAAAGCCCGGCTCCTTAATGaagttcttctctttttcattaAAGGGTCAGGCCGTATCAAAGACTAATGTTTCACACCACAGCCATTGAATATGCTGCAATGGCTTTTCTATTGACTAAGAACATGGGGGAGGTTAAATActgttttactttttgttttagatcatttttttgcagttcatggatgcaaatatatatattttttgtgttttcttaacCCAATCTTTTACTGCTTAGCAACCGTAACTAGGGACAGCAGGCCTGTCTCCTCAGCGATGTGTCAATACAAAGCGCTCTCACTCGGCAAGTTGGACAGGACACTCACTACTAACTTAGCATTCCCTCGGACGCCAATCAGCATTTCCTTCAGCATTATTTAGTGGGATTACAGCTCACATTGGAACCCAGTAGAAAAAAGCACATGTGCTGTGTATGTGGAAACTGGCCATAGATGTCAGCGTGTAGCGTGTACATTAAATCACTTTGGAGCTTCGCAAACGGTCGATTCAACTGTATTTTAACCTGGATCGATTGCTTTTCTAATATCTGGATGCTCATGAATAAGGTGGTCGATTTGGATGAAACCGATTAAACAAAGAAGAAGCTGAGGCGGCCTCGGCCTGCCTGCCGCTTAACGAAAGAGACGGCAGATAAGCATCGTTGGCAGCGAGTTACAATGGCTGATgacgcgcacacatgcacacgtagATTCCCCACATCAGCGTCTCACAGCCCCTAAGGATGATCTTTGCGGGGATTCAGGTGCAGCGATGTCCACTGCAGATGTGATCTGACGGCTGTGAGCAACAAAGCCACAGCTGTGTGACTTCCTCACCAATCAGGGACACCGCATTTGTGTGATTTAGTGTCGTTGTCATTCAAATGGATTTAGCTCCATAGCTCCTGTTAAGGAGGACTCCGAGGTGGCAGTGGAGGGTTGTGTGTCATCATTTCTCAGTGTGGCGCAAAGGGCCGCTGCATGTCAGAGGTGAGCCCAGTGAATggaggttgccccccccccccccccccccctcttccacagCTGGGAAGAGACCCCCTCCCCTCAACATTAAGCGCACTGATGCATAACGCTCTGGGCTCaacaggacggggggggggctaaaggcTTTGTCTCTGGTTGGCTGCCCCCGAGGAGCCCCCGGGATTCCTGGCAACCGGTGTGGACGCATGCGGCGCCGAGGCAGCACAAAGGCGCTTGTATTTCCTCGGTGCGACATCACAACTCGCTGTGGGAGACAAAGATGGCTGAGGATGTGAGGTCCCGTGTGATTTAAGGAGGGCTCATTACCGACCCCGCCAGCAGCAGCCTTAGTTGTGAAACCAAGGCTCCCTGTTGGTTTTTTTAGCTGTTGCTTTGACGAGAGAGCGGTGTTATATCTCAAGGTTGCTTTGTTTCGCAGGTTGGCAGGTTTCCTCACATTAGTATTCTGTGATATGATAACGCGCTTTTCTCAATGCCGATATAATCAAAGCAAACCCCGAATAGATGAGCGATTAAGTTTggatgtagaagaagaagaagaagtttaaGTCCACTGAGATGATCCAATTATCCTGCAGGCCCAGGATTAGCATTAATAGTGGGCACGATTGGTtcctctcatttctgtattagattccctcctcctcctcccttcttcgTCCTTCTTccaagcgcgcgcacacacacacacacacacaagccctgTGCCTTTGGTGTATTCATTCAATGTACTCCTTTATCCAGATATGTCCTCAGCTTTCATGTTGTCCGGGTCAAGGGGAGGTTACGTGTATATACACAGCATTCATTCCCTGGAGGAGATTCAATATTAATGCTGATTAAAGCACAGCAGCACAGTAAAGTCTGCAAAGTGTGCCGTGAATGCGAATGAGACACGGGCCAGAAGGAAGGCACGCCAAGCGGCCCCCACCTTTAGCACAAAGTGAACGCTGTGACACGCGCGAAAAGGAACACGCGGGAACTTCAATGCTGCAAAGTGACTCCCTTCTAAAGACGAGATGAGGGCCTGAAATCCTATCGAAGCTCCAGGAATCATTAAGCCACAAAGTCCACATGATGAGGGGAACTGTGGCTCTTGGTGAACCCTGATAAAATCAGAAGGCCAGTGGGATGACCCAGGATGCAATATGTATgcaaatgggggagggggggggtcactgcctTAATGCTTTTTTGGGGTTCACAGCCATTCTCTCGCCATGACATTTTGGACTGCATAGATGTGTGCGAAGACCTGGGTCTTCTTTATTTAATGTCTAATCTCACTTGATTGAGTGACTCGTTGAGAACTGGTCTCCCATCAGCTTCTCTTCTGCGACGCGCCGTGGCCTTTTGACTGATGTCAGGTTAACGTGCGGCACACACTCCGACGGAAGGTCATATCTTTGCTAAATGAGGGCTCCTCCGCACAGCCTCGGGCTAAATGACGTTGATTAATTAAATACAGACTCATCCTAATTAAGGTCTTTAGTCTGCTATGACCCTGTAAAACAAGCTACGGTAGCAATGAGTCATTTCTCCTACACATTATCACTGTCCAGTTAGTGGTCGTAGTGCTTCATGTGAAGCCTCAATCATCTCGATGATTACATCATTGGGAACGTCATGTTCAGTCTCCGGCACAATTCAGCACACATTCTTCCCTCCTGTTGGTTCTCCATCAAAAAGTCCTTATGGAAGATACCAATTGGTCCTGTCTTTATCTTCCTCCAGGTCAATGGCAAGGACCTCTCCAAGGCCACCCACGACCAGGCTGTGGAGGCCTTCCGCACCGCCAAGGAGCCCATCGTGGTGCAGGTTCTGCGGCGAGCCCCGCACCTCAAAGCGCTCGGCCCGGCTGGTGACGCCCAGGTCTCGGACACTAGCACCCAGACCGACATCACGCTCCAGCACATCATGGCCCTCACAAAACTCTCCCCCTCTTCACCGCCCAtgacggagctggaggagtATCTGCTCCCAGAGGAGTAagtacatacacatatatacacatatattctGTGTATTACCACCTTAACACGTTCATTTTAGCGCCTATCTCTTTAACATAATATGTCCTTTTTAAAGTCAGCTGGGAATGCAAAGTGAGTGGTTCAATGGCAGGAAGGACAAAGCTCCAGGCCCTCCTCCATTCGGAAATTTTCTTTCGTCACTACAGAAATGCCCTTGTAGCTAATATGTCTCCTCGAGTGGCCTACATCTCACGCACCTGAAAGCTGGACTGTCAGAACTCATTGGCTAAATGTGAAGCTCTGAGGGTAAAGGCCAATATTTCACGAGTTGCGTTGAATCTAAATAACAAATATCAAGGCCAAGACTCTTTTCTTCCGAGCACCAGCCATTGTTTACTGATTAAGAAACTGGAGAGTGGATTTGGCGGTGAGAGAAGACGTCTACAGGATTATTAAAAGCTACGTTGGTGTCAAACCGTACTTCATTCAGGCCAATGCTCTCTGCTTCTTTTGCTCTTCCCACACAACCAATGACCGCaaatgtgattggttgaaactTCCTGGACTGCAAGCAGTAATCAGAAGGCCAAAGGCCTCCAACAGCAGGATTCTCAGCCTGTTGCCTACAGATTAGACACTCATGTGCAGATGTGATGCTGGCTCAAAAACATCTGCACCgggacagcagatggaaattcctgattcctgaaatcAGCTTCTTTGGCCCTACTCTGGCTCAGTCCTGGTACAACTGGTGATTGGTGTGCATTGTCCCTGCAAAACAGATGAATAAAAACCAAGAACAGACCCCCGAGCTGCTCCTCTGGTCCACGAGCTTTGTACTTCTACAGTAATTGTTAATGTTAGTCCCTTATATTATAGTATTATACATTATTATACATGTGTACATGCAGGGTTGTGGAGTGTCATAAGCCTTTACAGTATTTGATGTTATTATCTTATTTGAGGCAATGCGCCTCAACCTGATCTTGGCTCGCAGAAAATGATATTCCATCCAGGAAAGCAGAATTCCAATCAACAGAGATTGGGCTGAAACAGACTTTTAAAACCACCCTTTTGCTTGCAGTATCGCTGTGGCAACAGTAAGATTAATACACATGCCACCAGAAAGCCTTCTGTGCATTTTAAAGATACAGAAAATCCTTTGGTTTCAGAACTCTGCAATGTTAAAAAGGTCACTTCCCCCCCCGAGACGCAGCCAGGCCGTTGGTTTTAATAGTCAATTAAGAGAGGGACACCTTATCTTTGTCTCCGGACCACACAGCTGAGGACAGCCAGGACGCGTCTCAGGTTGGAGAGGAAAATGTCCCTGTCCCATACGGAGGATGACATGGACGcatttcaagtgtgtgtgtgtgtgtgtgtgtgcgtgtgtgcgtgtgtgtgtgcgtgccagcGTTAGCACCCAGAGCGCAGACCGTTTGGCTGCATTTCAAACCCTGTGGCAGCAGCAGTTGCCCTTTAATGAATGATTGTGGTTCCTTTAATTGATTTCTGAGTCGTTAATAAGAAGGCATGTTAATTTGTGATTAGCCTCCGGTTTCAGTACATCTGATTCAAGAGTCACGTCTACCTTCAGTCCCTccttattacatttttttcaaatctgggGCAGAATGAAACGTAGTGTTGGTAAAGgattcctctttcttcttttcgtGTGTCCATTAGCACTCACTCTTCCCCAGTTTACCGtgcctcctttttctttcctcaggCATCCGCCACATGCATACTTTGACTCCAATGACTTCCTGGAGGTCATGCAGCAGGACATAGAGCGCGAGGAGCTGGAATATGAGGTGAATGTCAGCTCCACTTTCTCCATCTCCAGCCCGGTCTCGATGACGGTGCACATTCAGAACGCCGTGCATCACCAGGCCCGAGGTCGCCTCCGTGTCGCCGCTCCAACGGCCTTCACCAGCGACCACAAGTGCTGTGTGCTGATCCATTCCAGTTATGGATGGGGCACTCTCCCGCGATATAGACACCGAGATGTAGTCCAGACAGGGATCGAGTTGCTGCTTCGCTCCAGCAGATGCACAGCGGTGACATCATTACTTAGAAGTGGCAGGGCCTAATATGTCTTCCCCGGCTGGAGCATAATTAGATGGCACAGATAATAGGTCTGCGGGGATGAATCTGATGATGCACCCTAACAATGGCTGAATGAGGATGGAGCCTCCGCTGTGCTCCGTCAGTGACCTCCGCCGACCCTGACAAGCCCTGCTCAATATTAATAATACTCGCTTAGCAGCTGGAGGCAGATCCTCGCAGAAGGACTCAACTTAATGTTTGTAGTTTGCTCAAGAATAGATTAGATAGATAGATCCAGATCaataaatatggaaatgaatgattaaatatatttatatgtggcTACTATGTAACACAACCTCAATTactatatatgaataaataaaagaacatataggACACTATATACTAGGCTATAtaggaatgaaatgaaacgcACTGCATAATTTGAAATGACTCCTTAATAAAATACAGTGAGGTCATATCCATTTCACTGAGTGCCATAAATATACAACGGGGGGTTTATAATAAATGTTCTAATCCCTGTGGCAGGACATcatcacacacaaagcacagttTCATTTTTTACCATGTGACCCGGAGCCTCTCAGTCAACGCAGTATTTCTGGCTTCACATTTTGTCCCTATGTTTAGTCCCTccataaaaagaaaatggacaaCTACTTTACTACGTTGTCTTATGAAAGAACAATAAGGCATTGGCTTCAGATGGACCTGATATGATTGTGTGTCTCACCAGGAAGTGGATCTATACCGGGCCAACATCCAAGAGAAGCTCGGCCTGACCATCTGCTACAGGACTGATGACGAGGATGAGGCTGGGATCTACATCAGTGAGGTACGTGGTGCCTCTCTGCAGAGACGGGGTTGCTTTAAGCCAGAGGGGACGACGTACAAGTCCTGAGTGGAATTATTCTCTTCTCTGTAGATTGACCCAAACAGCATCGCTGCAAAGGATGGCCGAATCAGAGAGGGGGACAAAATCATTCAGGTGAGAACTCTGCAGCTTTAATTGTTTCTTCACTATTCAGTTCATGAGTACTTCTTTCAGCCGGTTGCTTGTTTGTAAATGAGTCCGGTTGGGCTCAGGTATTGAGgattgtctctctctgtccccatAAGATCAATGGTGTTGAGATCCAGAACCGGGAGGATGCTGTAGCGCTGCTGACCAGTGAGGGGAACCAGAATATCTCTCTGCTGGTGGCCAGACCGGAGATCCAGGTACTACGAAAGCCTTTCATATGAACCTCATCCGGCCACTTTAGGAACCCAGTATTGTTTCCCTCAAATTCCAGTTTCGTATGTTTCTCTGAACTCTCTTCTGCCCCCGACTGCGTCTCAGCTGGACGAGGGCTGGATGGATGATGACAGGAACGTCTTCCTGGATGACCTCCACATGGACATGctggagcagcagcatcatcaggcCATGCAGTTCACCGCCAGCATGCtgcagcaggtacacacacacacacacacacacacatggagaggcACTAGCAATCTGCAGAGTGACAGCTGTTGTTCACTTCTTTTGGCAACACTCTTTTTTCCTGAGACATTCACACGGCAAAGCACACGCTCATTGACAGAAGCTTTTGTGCTACATATTAGGTGTTCATAAAGCAGCATTTTTTAATTGGTAATAGTAGATCAATTCTGTTTGTGAGCGGTATCTCCCCGacccacattcattcattgaaacACGTGCTATTTGTCTGGAAGTCTTTGACAATTTACGCCAAAAATCTGCAGAAATCCAACAGCTTTGATGATTTGAAACATGAACAAAGTGAAGAAAACAACCCCACAACTCATTTTTGAGTGATTTTGTCGTCTGCTTCCACCAGAAGAAGCACGAGGAGGACGGGGGCACCACGGACACGGCCACGCTGCTGTCCAACCACCACGAGAAGGACAGCGGCGTCGGCCGCACGGACGAGAGCACGCGGAACGACGAGAGCTCGGAGCAGGAGAACCTCGGCGACGATCACACCACCGCCTCCAACACGCTGGGCAGCTGCAGGAAGCTCGCCTACAGCCAGGACACCCTGGGCAGCGGCGACCTGCCCCTCTGCGGCGACTACGCCGACGCCGACTTCCTGGGCATCCCGGCTGACGAGTGCGAGCGCTTCcgggagctgctggagctcaaGTGCCAGATGAGGAGCAGCGGGGCCCAGGGCCTTTACCACCAGGGCGGCGCCGGGGCGGGAGGTCAGGACCAAGAGGGCGTCGACAAAGAGCTGGAGATGCTCAACGAGGAGCTGCGCACCATCGAGCTGGAGTGCTTGAACATCGTGCGCGCCCACAAGATGCAGCAGCTGAGGGAGCAGTGCCGCGAGTCCTGGATGCTCCACGACAGCGGCTTCCGCAACTACAACACCAGCATCGACGCGCGGCGCCACGAGCTCTCGGACATCACCGAGCTGCCCGAGAAATCGGACAAGGACAGCTCCAGCGCGTACAACACCGGCGAGAGCTGCCGCAGCACGCCGCTCACCTTGGAGCTGTCCCCGGACAACTCGCTGCGCCGGGGAGCCGAGGAGCCGCGTCCGGCCGGAGCTTCGGGCTCCGCGGGCGGGGCCCTCAAGCCCCTCCTGCCCCCCGTCCAAGAGGCCGGCGTCCCCGGCCGCAGCAGGTGCTGCGCCAAGGACCCGGACGGAGCGGCGCCGGCCGAGAGCCAGGAGCGCAAGCCGGACGAGTCCGTCAAGTCGGGGCGCGGCTTCGCCCAGCCGCGCTCGCCGTACAAGCACGCCCACATCCCCGCCCACGCGCAGCACTACCAGAGCTACATGCAGCTCATCCAGCAGAAGTCGGCCGTGGAGTACGCCCAGAGCCAGATGAGCCTGGTCAGCATGTGCCGGGACCCCGGCGGCCCGGAGCCCAAGATGGAGTGGAAGGTGAAGATCCGCAGCGACGGCACGCGCTACATCACCAAGCGGCCCGTGCGGGACAAGCTGCTGAGGGAGCGCGCCCTGCGCATCCACGCCGAGCGCAGCGGCGGCATGACGACGGACGACGACGCCATCAGCGAGCTGAAGATGGGCCGCTACTGGagcaaggaggagaggaagcagcacGCGGTGCGCTCCAAGGAGCAGAGGCAGCGCCGCGAGTTCATGAAGCAGAGCCGGGCCGACTGCCTGAAGGAGCAGTCGGGCCCGGAGGACAGGAAGGAGCCCAGCATCATCGAACTCAGCCAcaagaagatgatgaagaagaggagtaAGAAAATATTTGACAACTGGATGACCATCCAGGAACTGCTGACCCACGGCACCAAGTCACCAGACGGCACCAGGGTTTACAACGCCATCCTGTCTGTGACCACG
Encoded here:
- the pdzrn3b gene encoding E3 ubiquitin-protein ligase PDZRN3-B isoform X1, whose protein sequence is MGFELDRFRGTVDPDFKCNLCNKVLEDPLTTPCGHVFCSGCVLPWVVQQSSCPVKCQRVSAKELNHVLPLKNLILKLDIKCDNHARGCDAVVKLQHLAEHAEACEYAPVKCRNAGCDETLSLGDVDAHMRETCDCRPAGACERGCGLTLTHREQRSGSHCCVRALKAHNGALHCRLIGLDREFKKQTIKANKRERSLLAQLSAVHSELQVTALKYQKKFTEYSERIDCLTQTVAFSCKEGETKSVTVVLLREGGSLGFNIVGGRPCADDGDSVSNEGIFVSKVIDDGPADKEDGLQIHDRIIEVNGKDLSKATHDQAVEAFRTAKEPIVVQVLRRAPHLKALGPAGDAQVSDTSTQTDITLQHIMALTKLSPSSPPMTELEEYLLPEEHPPHAYFDSNDFLEVMQQDIEREELEYEEVDLYRANIQEKLGLTICYRTDDEDEAGIYISEIDPNSIAAKDGRIREGDKIIQINGVEIQNREDAVALLTSEGNQNISLLVARPEIQLDEGWMDDDRNVFLDDLHMDMLEQQHHQAMQFTASMLQQKKHEEDGGTTDTATLLSNHHEKDSGVGRTDESTRNDESSEQENLGDDHTTASNTLGSCRKLAYSQDTLGSGDLPLCGDYADADFLGIPADECERFRELLELKCQMRSSGAQGLYHQGGAGAGGQDQEGVDKELEMLNEELRTIELECLNIVRAHKMQQLREQCRESWMLHDSGFRNYNTSIDARRHELSDITELPEKSDKDSSSAYNTGESCRSTPLTLELSPDNSLRRGAEEPRPAGASGSAGGALKPLLPPVQEAGVPGRSRCCAKDPDGAAPAESQERKPDESVKSGRGFAQPRSPYKHAHIPAHAQHYQSYMQLIQQKSAVEYAQSQMSLVSMCRDPGGPEPKMEWKVKIRSDGTRYITKRPVRDKLLRERALRIHAERSGGMTTDDDAISELKMGRYWSKEERKQHAVRSKEQRQRREFMKQSRADCLKEQSGPEDRKEPSIIELSHKKMMKKRSKKIFDNWMTIQELLTHGTKSPDGTRVYNAILSVTTV
- the pdzrn3b gene encoding E3 ubiquitin-protein ligase PDZRN3-B isoform X2; protein product: MGFELDRFRGTVDPDFKCNLCNKVLEDPLTTPCGHVFCSGCVLPWVVQQSSCPVKCQRVSAKELNHVLPLKNLILKLDIKCDNHARGCDAVVKLQHLAEHAEACEYAPVKCRNAGCDETLSLGDVDAHMRETCDCRPAGACERGCGLTLTHREQRSGSHCCVRALKAHNGALHCRLIGLDREFKKQTIKANKRERSLLAQLSAVHSELQVTALKYQKKFTEYSERIDCLTQTVAFSCKDDGDSVSNEGIFVSKVIDDGPADKEDGLQIHDRIIEVNGKDLSKATHDQAVEAFRTAKEPIVVQVLRRAPHLKALGPAGDAQVSDTSTQTDITLQHIMALTKLSPSSPPMTELEEYLLPEEHPPHAYFDSNDFLEVMQQDIEREELEYEEVDLYRANIQEKLGLTICYRTDDEDEAGIYISEIDPNSIAAKDGRIREGDKIIQINGVEIQNREDAVALLTSEGNQNISLLVARPEIQLDEGWMDDDRNVFLDDLHMDMLEQQHHQAMQFTASMLQQKKHEEDGGTTDTATLLSNHHEKDSGVGRTDESTRNDESSEQENLGDDHTTASNTLGSCRKLAYSQDTLGSGDLPLCGDYADADFLGIPADECERFRELLELKCQMRSSGAQGLYHQGGAGAGGQDQEGVDKELEMLNEELRTIELECLNIVRAHKMQQLREQCRESWMLHDSGFRNYNTSIDARRHELSDITELPEKSDKDSSSAYNTGESCRSTPLTLELSPDNSLRRGAEEPRPAGASGSAGGALKPLLPPVQEAGVPGRSRCCAKDPDGAAPAESQERKPDESVKSGRGFAQPRSPYKHAHIPAHAQHYQSYMQLIQQKSAVEYAQSQMSLVSMCRDPGGPEPKMEWKVKIRSDGTRYITKRPVRDKLLRERALRIHAERSGGMTTDDDAISELKMGRYWSKEERKQHAVRSKEQRQRREFMKQSRADCLKEQSGPEDRKEPSIIELSHKKMMKKRSKKIFDNWMTIQELLTHGTKSPDGTRVYNAILSVTTV
- the pdzrn3b gene encoding E3 ubiquitin-protein ligase PDZRN3-B isoform X4; its protein translation is MHHVNGKDLSKATHDQAVEAFRTAKEPIVVQVLRRAPHLKALGPAGDAQVSDTSTQTDITLQHIMALTKLSPSSPPMTELEEYLLPEEHPPHAYFDSNDFLEVMQQDIEREELEYEEVDLYRANIQEKLGLTICYRTDDEDEAGIYISEIDPNSIAAKDGRIREGDKIIQINGVEIQNREDAVALLTSEGNQNISLLVARPEIQLDEGWMDDDRNVFLDDLHMDMLEQQHHQAMQFTASMLQQKKHEEDGGTTDTATLLSNHHEKDSGVGRTDESTRNDESSEQENLGDDHTTASNTLGSCRKLAYSQDTLGSGDLPLCGDYADADFLGIPADECERFRELLELKCQMRSSGAQGLYHQGGAGAGGQDQEGVDKELEMLNEELRTIELECLNIVRAHKMQQLREQCRESWMLHDSGFRNYNTSIDARRHELSDITELPEKSDKDSSSAYNTGESCRSTPLTLELSPDNSLRRGAEEPRPAGASGSAGGALKPLLPPVQEAGVPGRSRCCAKDPDGAAPAESQERKPDESVKSGRGFAQPRSPYKHAHIPAHAQHYQSYMQLIQQKSAVEYAQSQMSLVSMCRDPGGPEPKMEWKVKIRSDGTRYITKRPVRDKLLRERALRIHAERSGGMTTDDDAISELKMGRYWSKEERKQHAVRSKEQRQRREFMKQSRADCLKEQSGPEDRKEPSIIELSHKKMMKKRSKKIFDNWMTIQELLTHGTKSPDGTRVYNAILSVTTV
- the pdzrn3b gene encoding E3 ubiquitin-protein ligase PDZRN3-B isoform X3: MGCSLCALQKPEEHYKLLYGVCQVNGKDLSKATHDQAVEAFRTAKEPIVVQVLRRAPHLKALGPAGDAQVSDTSTQTDITLQHIMALTKLSPSSPPMTELEEYLLPEEHPPHAYFDSNDFLEVMQQDIEREELEYEEVDLYRANIQEKLGLTICYRTDDEDEAGIYISEIDPNSIAAKDGRIREGDKIIQINGVEIQNREDAVALLTSEGNQNISLLVARPEIQLDEGWMDDDRNVFLDDLHMDMLEQQHHQAMQFTASMLQQKKHEEDGGTTDTATLLSNHHEKDSGVGRTDESTRNDESSEQENLGDDHTTASNTLGSCRKLAYSQDTLGSGDLPLCGDYADADFLGIPADECERFRELLELKCQMRSSGAQGLYHQGGAGAGGQDQEGVDKELEMLNEELRTIELECLNIVRAHKMQQLREQCRESWMLHDSGFRNYNTSIDARRHELSDITELPEKSDKDSSSAYNTGESCRSTPLTLELSPDNSLRRGAEEPRPAGASGSAGGALKPLLPPVQEAGVPGRSRCCAKDPDGAAPAESQERKPDESVKSGRGFAQPRSPYKHAHIPAHAQHYQSYMQLIQQKSAVEYAQSQMSLVSMCRDPGGPEPKMEWKVKIRSDGTRYITKRPVRDKLLRERALRIHAERSGGMTTDDDAISELKMGRYWSKEERKQHAVRSKEQRQRREFMKQSRADCLKEQSGPEDRKEPSIIELSHKKMMKKRSKKIFDNWMTIQELLTHGTKSPDGTRVYNAILSVTTV